A genomic window from Montipora capricornis isolate CH-2021 chromosome 8, ASM3666992v2, whole genome shotgun sequence includes:
- the LOC138060226 gene encoding transmembrane protein 117-like, whose amino-acid sequence MTNNNIDSGEKCNELFHHLEQTRKMGDKDDLQTHEENKHGSPTIDGLESPHKDNLKHKVRIQRRNGRYYFQHPYSRLFVAYFVVFCNFLIYAEDPVSHSRANCTIPVVGNDFAFVTYRYPPGGWSVLKVFLWLVAIIVGVLVGKFFFHKLVFNRWMTLSMFYQDRGSWMVMFLTTLVSLFIFSFLYNGFLSAGGDEVSVYKVTTYLGIQNDSFMKAAALGTWTGDFVTAWMVTDMMLQDKLYPNWNVKLRKIWKTGWTRIYLFWIVWIVATVIVATGIVSDFVKWDSLNRDFVSTNELSRAFLASFILIMDLLIVMQDWEFPQFQGNMDIKLPGVDTASFYFKLPRFCKKENWHVHITGKWFNYGIIMLVMILDLNMWKNQIFYDPFTFGQYTDEGGYIYSVLDQNFINSANKTLLSHKWRSQNINPMTNKSYVETDPHMNSKYLEYPLALKGIAFIPSIIAFITFGGLIWRYGREEFIVEKVVDDVDKIDSVDGWIIEDVILHEGENDESFCGRDGAEASVDVRCDVHPKHVRCTGEVPSDAKEGTPVLMSVQNVTCV is encoded by the exons ATGACGAACAACAATATAGATTCGGGTGAGAAATGTAATGAACTATTTCACCATTtagaacaaacaagaaaaatggGCGATAAGGATGATCTGCAAACTCAcgaagaaaacaaacatggatCCCCGACCATCGACGGCCTTGAG tcACCTCACAAAGACAATTTAAAGCACAAAGTTCGCATTCAGAGGAGGAATGGAAGATATTATTTCCAACATCCATACTCCAGACTGTTTGTGgcttattttgttgttttctgtAACTTTCTAATATATGCAGAGGATCCAGTATCACACAGCAGGGCAAACTGTACCATTCCTGTTGTTGGAAACGACTTTGCATTTGTTACGTACAG ATATCCCCCAGGCGGCTGGTCTGTTCTTAAAGTATTCTTGTGGCTAGTAGCAATTATTGTTGGAGTGCTGGtcggaaagtttttttttcataaacttGTGTTCAATCGATGGATGACGTTGTCAATGTTCTACCAGGACAGAGGCTCATGGATGGTGATGTTTCTGACAACTTTAGTGTCGCTGTTTATTTTCTCCTTCCTTTACAATGGATTTTTGAGTGCAGGTGGGGATGAGGTGTCAGTGTATAAAGTCACTACATATCTTGGCATTCAGAATGACAGCTTCATGAAAGCAGCAGCCCTGGGAACTTGGACGGGAGATTTTGTAACAGCTTGGATGGTTACAGATATGATGCTTCAG GATAAACTCTACCCGAATTGGAACGTGAAACTCCGAAAGATATGGAAGACTGGCTGGACTCGCATCTACTTGTTCTGGATAGTGTGGATTGTTGCCACAGTAATTGTTGCCACAGGGATTGTATCTGACTTTGTGAAATGGGACTCATTGAACAGAGACTTTGTCTCTACAAATGAATTGTCTCGTGCCTTTCTGGCATCATTCATTCTTATTATGGACTTGTTGATCGTGATGCAG GACTGGGAATTCCCTCAATTCCAAGGAAATATGGATATTAAACTTCCGGGTGTAGACACGGCATCATTTTACTTCAAGTTGCCTCGCTTTTGTAAGAAAGAAAACTGGCATGTTCACATCACTGGAAAGTGGTTTAACTATGGAATTATCATGCTGGTCATGATTCTGGACCTGAACATGtggaaaaatcaaattttttatGATCCTTTTACGTTTGGTCAGTACACGGATGAGGGTGGCTACATCTATTCTGTTCTTGACCAGAACTTTATTAACTCTGCGAATAAAACCCTTCTGTCGCACAAGTGGAGATCGCAAAATATAAACCCTATGACAAACAAAAGCTACGTTGAAACAGATCCTCATATGAATTCCAAATACCTGGAATACCCTTTGGCTTTGAAAGGAATCGCCTTCATTCCTTCTATCATTGCTTTCATAACTTTTGGAGGTCTCATCTGGCGCTATGGAAGAGAGGAATTTATTGTGGAAAAAGTTGTTGATGATGTTGATAAAATTGACAGCGTGGATGGTTGGATCATTGAAGATGTAATATTACATGAAGGTGAAAATGATGAATCGTTCTGTGGTAGAGATGGTGCAGAAGCATCTGTTGATGTCAGGTGTGATGTTCACCCTAAACATGTGCGGTGCACCGGTGAAGTACCATCAGACGCTAAAGAGGGAACACCGGTCCTCATGAGTGTCCAAAATGTAACCTGTGTGTAA